In the genome of Nocardioides seonyuensis, one region contains:
- a CDS encoding DNA-directed RNA polymerase subunit beta' — translation MLDVNFFDQLQIGLATADEIRTWSHGEVKKPETINYRTLKPERDGLFCEKIFGPTRDWECYCGKYKRVRFKGIICERCGVEVTRSKVRRERMGHIELAAPVTHIWYFKGVPSRLGYLLDLAPKDLEKVIYFAAYMITSVDEDARHRDMETLENKVGLERERLEKRRDLAVEDRAKKEEEDLAALEAEGAKSDVKRKVRDAAERERTQIRDRSNREIARLEEVWETFKSLKVQELLGDEMLYREMKNWFGKYFEGHMGATAIQKRLQDFDVNAEVESLRDTIANGKGQKKVRALKRLKVVDAFRKTGNQPIGMVLDAVPVIPPDLRPMVQLDGGRFATSDLNDLYRRVINRNNRLKRLLDLGAPEIIVNNEKRMLQEAVDSLFDNGRRGRPVTGPGNRPLKSLSDMLKGKQGRFRQNLLGKRVDYSGRSVIVSGPQLKLHQCGLPKQMALELFKPFVMKRLVDLSHAQNIKSAKRMVERARPVVWDVLEEVITEHPVLLNRAPTLHRLGIQAFEPQLIEGKAIQIHPLVCGAFNADFDGDQMAVHLPLSAEAQAEARILMLSTNNILKPSDGRPVTMPSQDMIIGLFWLTTDREDQVGEGRVFSTPSEAIMAFDRGEITLQSKVRIRLDDIIPPLDLELGSDWEERTAIILETTLGRVFFNDTLPADYPFVNEEVGKRRLGAIVNDLAERYTKVEVAASLDALKDAGFHWATRSGVTVSIDDVTTPDSKAAILEDYEKQAEKVQKNYERGVMTDDERRQELIELWTQAAADVGKAMEANFDRSNPIYMMVDSGASGNMNQIRQVAAMRGLVANPKGEIIPRPIKANFREGLSVLEYFISTHGARKGLADTALRTADSGYLTRRLVDVSQDVIIREDDCGTERGLPKLIGERLEDGTVVKHEHVETSAYARAAAVEITHPESGEVLAAAGEDLGDVKIGELVAAGVVEVKVRSVLTCDAKTGTCAKCYGRSLATGKLVDIGEAVGIIAAQSIGEPGTQLTMRTFHTGGVASADDITQGLPRVVELFEARSPKGRTPISEAAGRVEIEETDKARVVKVTPDDGSEVLEIPVSKRSRLNVEDGQHIEVGHHITSGTPDPQDVLRILGVRKAQEHLVDEVQEVYRSQGVSIHDKHIEIIVRQMLRRVTVIESGATNLLPSDLVDRVRFEEENRRVVSEGEKPASGRPVLMGITKASLATESWLSAASFQETTRVLTDAAINGRSDSLRGLKENVIIGKLIPAGTGLERYRNIRVEPTEEARAAAYSVTGYDSYDYDFGPSSQAVALDDFDFGSYQN, via the coding sequence GTGCTCGACGTGAACTTCTTCGACCAGCTTCAGATCGGCCTGGCCACCGCGGACGAGATCCGTACGTGGAGCCACGGCGAGGTCAAGAAGCCGGAGACCATCAACTACCGCACGCTCAAGCCCGAGCGTGACGGCCTCTTCTGCGAGAAGATCTTCGGTCCCACCCGGGACTGGGAGTGCTACTGCGGCAAGTACAAGCGCGTGCGCTTCAAGGGCATCATCTGTGAGCGCTGCGGCGTCGAGGTGACCCGCTCCAAGGTGCGTCGCGAGCGCATGGGCCACATCGAGCTCGCCGCTCCCGTGACCCACATCTGGTACTTCAAGGGCGTCCCCTCGCGGCTGGGCTACCTGCTCGACCTCGCTCCGAAGGACCTCGAGAAGGTCATCTACTTCGCCGCCTACATGATCACCTCCGTCGACGAGGACGCGCGCCACCGCGACATGGAGACCTTGGAGAACAAGGTCGGCCTGGAGCGCGAGCGCCTCGAGAAGCGTCGCGACCTCGCTGTCGAGGACCGCGCCAAGAAGGAGGAGGAGGACCTCGCCGCCCTCGAGGCGGAGGGTGCCAAGTCCGACGTCAAGCGCAAGGTCCGTGACGCCGCCGAGCGTGAGCGCACGCAGATCCGCGACCGCAGCAACCGCGAGATCGCCCGTCTCGAGGAGGTCTGGGAGACCTTCAAGTCGCTCAAGGTCCAGGAGCTGCTCGGCGACGAGATGCTCTACCGCGAGATGAAGAACTGGTTCGGCAAGTACTTCGAGGGCCACATGGGCGCCACGGCGATCCAGAAGCGGCTCCAGGACTTCGACGTCAACGCCGAGGTGGAGTCGCTGCGCGACACCATCGCCAACGGCAAGGGCCAGAAGAAGGTCCGCGCCCTCAAGCGCCTCAAGGTCGTCGACGCGTTCCGCAAGACCGGCAACCAGCCGATCGGCATGGTCCTCGACGCCGTCCCGGTCATCCCGCCGGACCTGCGCCCGATGGTGCAGCTCGACGGTGGCCGGTTCGCCACCTCCGACCTCAACGACCTCTACCGCCGGGTCATCAACCGCAACAACCGCCTCAAGCGACTGCTCGACCTCGGCGCGCCCGAGATCATCGTCAACAACGAGAAGCGGATGCTGCAGGAGGCGGTCGACAGCCTCTTCGACAACGGCCGTCGCGGCCGCCCCGTCACAGGTCCGGGCAACCGTCCGTTGAAGTCGCTGTCCGACATGCTCAAGGGCAAGCAGGGGCGCTTCCGCCAGAACCTCCTCGGCAAGCGCGTGGACTACTCGGGCCGCTCGGTCATCGTGTCGGGTCCGCAGCTCAAGCTGCACCAGTGCGGACTGCCCAAGCAGATGGCGCTCGAGCTCTTCAAGCCCTTCGTCATGAAGCGGCTCGTCGACCTCTCGCACGCCCAGAACATCAAGTCCGCCAAGCGCATGGTCGAGCGGGCACGTCCGGTGGTGTGGGACGTCCTGGAAGAGGTCATCACCGAGCACCCCGTGCTCCTCAACCGTGCTCCCACCCTGCACCGACTCGGCATCCAGGCCTTCGAGCCGCAGCTGATCGAGGGCAAGGCCATCCAGATCCACCCGCTGGTGTGCGGCGCGTTCAACGCCGACTTCGACGGTGACCAGATGGCGGTGCACCTGCCCCTGTCGGCGGAGGCCCAGGCCGAGGCGCGCATCCTGATGCTCTCGACCAACAACATCCTCAAGCCGTCCGACGGCCGTCCGGTGACCATGCCCTCGCAGGACATGATCATCGGCCTGTTCTGGCTCACGACCGACCGTGAGGACCAGGTCGGCGAGGGTCGCGTGTTCTCCACGCCGTCCGAGGCCATCATGGCCTTCGACCGGGGCGAGATCACCCTGCAGAGCAAGGTGCGCATCCGGCTCGACGACATCATCCCGCCGCTGGACCTCGAGCTGGGCAGCGACTGGGAGGAGCGCACCGCGATCATCCTCGAGACGACGCTGGGCCGCGTGTTCTTCAACGACACGCTCCCGGCCGACTACCCCTTCGTGAACGAGGAGGTCGGCAAGCGCCGTCTCGGTGCGATCGTCAACGACCTGGCCGAGCGCTACACCAAGGTCGAGGTCGCTGCGTCCCTGGACGCCCTGAAGGACGCCGGCTTCCACTGGGCGACCCGCTCGGGTGTGACCGTGTCGATCGACGACGTGACCACGCCTGACTCCAAGGCCGCGATCCTCGAGGACTACGAGAAGCAGGCCGAGAAGGTCCAGAAGAACTACGAGCGCGGTGTGATGACCGACGACGAGCGTCGTCAGGAGCTCATCGAGCTGTGGACCCAGGCTGCTGCCGATGTCGGGAAGGCGATGGAGGCCAACTTCGACCGGTCGAACCCCATCTACATGATGGTCGACTCCGGCGCCTCCGGAAACATGAACCAGATCCGCCAGGTCGCGGCCATGCGTGGTCTGGTGGCCAACCCGAAGGGCGAGATCATCCCGCGCCCGATCAAGGCCAACTTCCGTGAGGGCCTCTCGGTCCTGGAGTACTTCATCTCCACCCACGGTGCCCGCAAGGGTCTGGCCGACACCGCGCTGCGCACGGCCGACTCGGGCTACCTGACCCGTCGTCTGGTGGACGTGTCGCAGGACGTCATCATCCGCGAGGACGACTGCGGCACCGAGCGCGGCCTGCCCAAGCTGATCGGTGAGCGTCTCGAGGACGGCACCGTCGTCAAGCACGAGCACGTCGAGACCTCGGCCTACGCCCGCGCGGCGGCGGTCGAGATCACCCACCCGGAGTCCGGCGAGGTGCTCGCCGCTGCTGGTGAGGACCTCGGCGACGTCAAGATCGGCGAGCTCGTGGCGGCCGGCGTGGTCGAGGTCAAGGTCCGCTCGGTCCTGACCTGTGACGCCAAGACCGGCACCTGCGCCAAGTGCTACGGACGGTCGCTGGCCACCGGCAAGCTCGTCGACATCGGCGAGGCGGTCGGCATCATCGCCGCCCAGTCGATCGGTGAGCCCGGCACGCAGCTGACCATGCGTACCTTCCACACCGGTGGTGTGGCCTCCGCGGACGACATCACGCAGGGTCTGCCCCGCGTGGTCGAGCTCTTCGAGGCTCGCTCGCCCAAGGGCCGCACCCCGATCTCCGAGGCCGCCGGCCGGGTGGAGATCGAGGAGACCGACAAGGCACGCGTCGTGAAGGTCACCCCCGACGACGGCTCCGAGGTGCTGGAGATCCCGGTCTCCAAGCGCTCGCGCCTCAACGTCGAGGACGGCCAGCACATCGAGGTGGGTCACCACATCACCTCCGGTACGCCCGACCCGCAGGACGTCCTGCGCATCCTGGGTGTCCGCAAGGCGCAGGAGCACCTCGTGGACGAGGTCCAGGAGGTCTACCGGTCCCAGGGCGTGTCCATCCACGACAAGCACATCGAGATCATCGTCCGGCAGATGCTGCGCCGGGTGACGGTCATCGAGTCGGGTGCGACCAACCTGCTCCCGTCCGACCTGGTCGACCGGGTGCGCTTCGAGGAGGAGAACCGCCGTGTGGTCTCCGAGGGCGAGAAGCCCGCCTCGGGTCGTCCGGTCCTCATGGGCATCACCAAGGCATCGCTCGCGACCGAGTCGTGGCTCTCGGCGGCCTCCTTCCAGGAGACCACCCGGGTGCTCACCGACGCCGCGATCAACGGCCGCTCCGACAGCCTCCGTGGCCTGAAGGAGAACGTGATCATCGGCAAGCTGATCCCCGCGGGCACCGGCCTGGAGCGCTACCGCAACATCCGGGTGGAGCCCACCGAGGAGGCGCGCGCCGCGGCCTACTCGGTGACCGGCTACGACTCCTACGACTACGACTTCGGTCCGTCGTCGCAGGCTGTCGCGCTCGACGACTTCGACTTCGGGTCCTACCAGAACTAG
- a CDS encoding MCE family protein has protein sequence MSVLDKRTTADLVKLLVFILVTTLATGVLVVTIGNLGFGETRSYRAEFSDATGVVDGDDIRVAGVKVGVVDDIEIVDRTRALVTFSVDKDVQVNGGTFASIRYRNLIGQRYISLTQQVGDLERLPEDGTIPLARTQPALDLTVLFNGFKPLFQALSPDDINQLSYELIQVFQGESGTLEGLLGHTASVTNTLADRDQVLGELIDNLSLVLDHVADRDEQLTRLITSFRTLVSGLKKDRNAILGSLEDVSALSVETASLIDGIREPFVKDIAELRKVAGSVDANKAELDRALQVLPIKLNKIGRTAIYGSFFNFYLCEFQGRVTLPGGRAIPVSYQTGSDRCDLG, from the coding sequence GACCTGGTCAAGCTCCTGGTGTTCATCCTGGTGACCACCCTGGCCACAGGCGTCCTCGTGGTCACGATCGGCAACCTCGGCTTCGGCGAGACGCGCAGCTACCGCGCCGAGTTCTCCGACGCCACGGGCGTGGTCGACGGCGACGACATCCGGGTCGCCGGGGTCAAGGTGGGCGTCGTCGACGACATCGAGATCGTCGACCGCACACGCGCCCTGGTGACGTTCAGCGTCGACAAGGACGTCCAGGTCAACGGCGGCACCTTCGCCTCCATCCGCTACCGCAACCTCATCGGACAGCGCTACATCTCCCTCACCCAGCAGGTCGGTGACCTCGAGAGGCTGCCCGAGGACGGCACCATTCCGCTCGCGCGCACCCAGCCGGCGCTCGACCTCACGGTGCTGTTCAACGGCTTCAAGCCGTTGTTCCAGGCACTCTCGCCCGACGACATCAACCAGCTCTCCTACGAGCTGATCCAGGTGTTCCAGGGTGAGAGCGGCACGCTCGAGGGGCTCCTCGGCCACACCGCCTCGGTGACCAACACCCTGGCCGACCGCGACCAGGTCCTGGGCGAGCTCATCGACAACCTGTCCCTCGTCCTGGACCACGTGGCCGACCGGGACGAGCAGCTCACCCGGCTGATCACGTCCTTCCGCACACTCGTCTCGGGCCTGAAGAAGGACCGCAACGCGATCCTGGGCTCCCTCGAGGACGTCTCCGCGCTGTCGGTGGAGACGGCCTCGCTGATCGACGGCATCCGCGAGCCCTTCGTCAAGGACATCGCCGAGCTTCGCAAGGTCGCGGGCTCGGTCGATGCCAACAAGGCAGAGCTCGACCGGGCCCTGCAGGTCCTGCCGATCAAGCTGAACAAGATCGGCCGCACCGCGATCTACGGCTCGTTCTTCAACTTCTACCTCTGCGAGTTCCAGGGACGGGTCACCCTCCCCGGCGGTCGTGCCATCCCCGTCAGCTACCAGACCGGATCCGACAGGTGTGATCTCGGATGA
- a CDS encoding MCE family protein encodes MKRLLSGFLAVVLALVVSGCDFDVYELPLPGGADTGDDPIRVKVEFADVLDLVPHSTVKVNDVTVGKVTDITLDDYHAVVGLELRRDVELPANAVAELRQTSLLGEKFVSLEAPAEGAATGRLGDGDRIPLARSGRNPEVEEVLGALSLILNGGGVAQLNTITKELNRALEGREDSARSVLRQLRVFMGELDDNKGEIIDAIEALNRLAISAEKQLPTIDAALDELPSALESIDRQRDDLVEMLAALDRLSSVAVDVIARSKGATIASLERLDPVLTQLAAAGDDFTNAFHVFLTYPFVDETVGRDPQVARNLHMGDFTNLSITLDLELPKLPTTLPTLPTNLPSVINPTVIVDNVLACLRSGSLTSEACKRVLATPAELLRLREECQKEENRTKDVCKELNALPLPGLPTLSPPSPLPSTLPTLPVPTTGLPTLGLPRAAAGDRRRTPGGPRVADLMEHYDPDLVALLLPGMVIR; translated from the coding sequence GTGAAGCGCCTCCTGTCCGGCTTCCTGGCCGTGGTCCTCGCGCTGGTCGTGTCGGGCTGCGACTTCGACGTCTACGAGCTGCCCCTGCCCGGGGGTGCGGACACCGGCGACGACCCCATCCGGGTCAAGGTGGAGTTCGCCGACGTCCTCGACCTCGTGCCCCACTCGACGGTCAAGGTCAACGACGTCACGGTCGGCAAGGTCACCGACATCACCCTCGACGACTACCACGCAGTGGTCGGCCTGGAGCTGCGCCGCGACGTCGAGCTGCCGGCCAACGCCGTCGCCGAGCTGCGCCAGACCAGCCTCCTCGGCGAGAAGTTCGTGTCCCTGGAGGCTCCTGCCGAAGGGGCAGCCACGGGCCGGCTGGGTGACGGCGACCGCATCCCGCTGGCTCGCTCGGGGCGCAACCCCGAGGTCGAGGAGGTGCTCGGGGCGCTGAGCCTGATCCTCAACGGCGGTGGCGTCGCCCAGCTCAACACGATCACCAAGGAGCTCAACCGTGCGCTCGAGGGACGCGAGGACTCCGCGCGCTCGGTGCTGCGCCAGCTGCGCGTCTTCATGGGCGAGCTCGACGACAACAAGGGCGAGATCATCGACGCGATCGAGGCCCTCAACCGTCTCGCGATCTCGGCCGAGAAGCAGCTGCCCACCATCGACGCGGCGCTCGACGAGCTTCCCAGCGCCTTGGAGTCCATCGACCGCCAGCGCGACGACCTCGTGGAGATGCTTGCCGCACTCGACCGCCTCAGCTCGGTCGCGGTCGACGTCATCGCCCGGTCCAAGGGCGCCACCATCGCCTCGCTCGAGCGCCTCGACCCGGTGCTCACCCAGCTGGCCGCTGCAGGCGACGACTTCACCAACGCCTTCCACGTCTTCTTGACCTACCCCTTCGTCGACGAGACGGTCGGTCGCGACCCGCAGGTCGCGCGCAACCTCCACATGGGCGACTTCACCAACCTGTCGATCACCCTCGACCTGGAGCTGCCGAAGCTGCCGACCACCCTGCCGACGCTCCCCACCAACCTCCCCTCGGTCATCAACCCGACGGTGATCGTCGACAACGTCCTCGCCTGCCTGCGCAGTGGCTCGCTGACCAGCGAGGCGTGCAAGCGCGTGCTGGCCACGCCGGCCGAGCTGCTGAGGCTGCGCGAGGAGTGCCAGAAGGAGGAGAACCGCACCAAGGACGTCTGCAAGGAGCTCAACGCCCTGCCGCTCCCGGGCCTGCCGACCCTCTCGCCGCCCTCGCCGCTGCCGAGCACGCTGCCCACGTTGCCCGTGCCCACGACCGGCCTCCCGACCCTCGGGCTCCCCAGGGCCGCCGCGGGTGACCGTCGTCGTACGCCCGGAGGACCGCGGGTCGCCGACCTCATGGAGCACTACGACCCCGACCTGGTCGCGCTCCTCCTGCCCGGGATGGTGATCCGATGA
- a CDS encoding MCE family protein, with translation MDLLKRLLVPLVLVALVVAAAVTFLQGDTGRTVVAHFPRSISVYEGSEVRVLGVPVGEVTSVEPTGTDVEVTMTYDDSVKVPADARAVIVAPSVVGDRFVQLTPAYSGGDTLPDGAELSVDQTSEPLELDDIYQSLDDLNVALGPRGANRSGALSDLLAVTADNFGGQGTTFRQTVKDVARLSDTLSANSEELFGSTEALGKFMRTLAENDQTVRRFNQSLADVSTMLAGERQELVSATKNLAVALTEVKEFVAENRDSLGRNITGLNRVAKVLVRQRGALDEILRVAPGALNNLALTYNPQAGTLDTRANLGESINQLEASPAALLCGFVGQVDRSDKICQQITKVLDRPRPGALDETATIPAREQFDPTLGGLVEVER, from the coding sequence ATGGACCTTCTCAAGCGACTCCTCGTACCCCTCGTGCTCGTGGCGCTCGTGGTCGCCGCCGCCGTCACCTTCCTGCAGGGGGACACCGGCCGCACGGTCGTGGCGCACTTCCCCCGTTCGATCTCGGTCTACGAGGGCAGCGAGGTGCGCGTCCTCGGAGTGCCCGTCGGCGAGGTCACCTCGGTCGAGCCGACCGGCACCGACGTCGAGGTCACCATGACGTACGACGACTCGGTCAAGGTCCCGGCGGACGCGCGAGCGGTCATCGTGGCGCCGTCGGTCGTCGGCGACCGGTTCGTCCAGCTGACGCCTGCCTACTCCGGCGGAGACACGCTGCCCGACGGCGCCGAGCTCTCCGTCGACCAGACGTCGGAGCCGCTCGAGCTCGACGACATCTACCAGAGCCTCGACGACCTCAACGTCGCCCTCGGCCCGCGGGGGGCCAACCGCTCCGGTGCCCTCTCGGACCTGCTGGCAGTCACGGCCGACAACTTCGGCGGGCAGGGCACCACCTTCCGGCAGACCGTCAAGGACGTCGCCCGTCTCAGCGACACGCTGTCAGCCAACTCCGAGGAGCTCTTCGGGTCGACCGAGGCACTGGGGAAGTTCATGAGGACCCTGGCCGAGAACGACCAGACGGTGCGCCGGTTCAACCAGTCCCTGGCCGACGTGTCGACGATGCTCGCGGGGGAGCGCCAGGAGCTCGTCAGCGCGACGAAGAACCTTGCCGTGGCCCTCACCGAGGTGAAGGAGTTCGTGGCCGAGAACCGCGACTCCCTGGGCCGCAACATCACCGGCCTCAACCGGGTCGCCAAGGTGCTCGTACGACAGCGTGGTGCCCTGGACGAGATCCTCCGGGTCGCGCCCGGCGCGCTCAACAACCTGGCCCTCACCTACAACCCGCAGGCCGGGACCCTCGACACCCGCGCCAACCTCGGCGAGTCGATCAACCAGCTCGAGGCGAGTCCTGCCGCCCTGCTGTGCGGGTTCGTCGGCCAGGTCGACCGCTCCGACAAGATCTGCCAGCAGATCACCAAGGTGCTGGACAGGCCGCGCCCGGGCGCGCTGGACGAGACGGCCACGATCCCGGCGCGCGAGCAGTTCGACCCCACCCTCGGCGGCCTCGTGGAGGTGGAGCGGTGA
- a CDS encoding DsrE family protein: MGKAVISLTTGLEDAEKVTVAFLVAVGAAESGRPTLMFLTKEAVRLAVEGVATAVACQGCPSLESLMERYVAAGGAYMVCGVCVDAKKLTEATWIEGAQKGGTVPMWEWIGDEGATTFSY; the protein is encoded by the coding sequence ATGGGCAAGGCAGTCATCTCACTCACCACGGGTCTGGAGGACGCGGAGAAGGTCACGGTGGCCTTCCTGGTCGCCGTCGGCGCCGCCGAGTCCGGGCGCCCGACACTGATGTTCCTCACCAAGGAGGCGGTCCGCCTCGCCGTCGAGGGCGTGGCGACGGCAGTCGCCTGTCAGGGCTGTCCCTCGCTGGAGAGCCTGATGGAGCGCTACGTCGCTGCCGGAGGCGCTTACATGGTGTGCGGGGTCTGCGTGGACGCCAAGAAGCTGACCGAGGCCACCTGGATCGAGGGTGCGCAGAAGGGCGGCACCGTGCCGATGTGGGAGTGGATCGGCGACGAGGGCGCGACCACCTTCAGCTACTGA
- a CDS encoding MCE family protein yields MITRRTRLQLLVFAIITLVGVSYVGARYARLDRAFVDQSYTVVAHFAESGGSFAGSEVTYRGVRVGVVDELVLVDDGVDLHLAIDNEFDDIPADARAVVGNRSAVGEQYVELQPQSKGEPFLREDSEIAQDLTETPIATEVFLTHLSETVRSVDEDDLRTVNSELGAAFAGSAEDLQSIIDGTNQFIGLADENFEVTVDLIRDSNTVLRGQIASESAFRRFARDMSKFSSTVAAHDKDLRTLIDDGSAGANELRTFLEQNEVELGELINNLVTTGEVVVKHLDGIEQLLVLYPYVVEGGFTVVSKSPSTGLYDAHFGMVLTQDPHICSGGYEGTDRRSPLDGSNRAMNEAAQCTEPPSKSNARGSQNVPAPRAATGWGTPDFAYDPETGKVTSGPARVAELVGRDRSAPRTLGQETWKWLYLQPMTAGR; encoded by the coding sequence ATGATCACGCGCCGCACGCGTCTCCAGCTGCTGGTGTTCGCGATCATCACGCTCGTCGGCGTGAGCTACGTCGGGGCGAGGTACGCCCGCCTCGATCGTGCGTTCGTGGACCAGAGCTACACCGTGGTCGCCCACTTCGCAGAGTCCGGCGGCTCCTTCGCGGGTTCCGAGGTGACCTACCGCGGCGTCCGGGTCGGTGTGGTCGACGAGCTCGTGCTCGTCGACGACGGCGTCGACCTCCACCTGGCCATCGACAACGAGTTCGACGACATCCCCGCCGACGCGCGGGCAGTGGTGGGCAACAGGTCGGCGGTCGGGGAGCAGTACGTCGAGCTCCAGCCGCAGTCGAAGGGCGAGCCCTTCCTCCGGGAGGACTCCGAGATCGCCCAGGACCTCACCGAGACGCCGATCGCCACCGAGGTCTTCCTCACCCACCTCTCCGAGACCGTGCGGAGCGTCGACGAGGACGACCTCCGCACCGTCAACAGCGAGCTGGGTGCGGCGTTCGCCGGCTCGGCCGAGGACCTCCAGTCGATCATCGACGGGACCAACCAGTTCATCGGCCTGGCCGACGAGAACTTCGAGGTCACCGTCGACCTGATCCGCGACAGCAACACCGTGCTGCGCGGCCAGATCGCCTCCGAGAGCGCCTTCCGCCGCTTCGCGCGCGACATGTCGAAGTTCTCGAGCACGGTGGCCGCCCACGACAAGGACCTGCGCACCCTCATCGACGACGGCTCCGCCGGTGCCAACGAGCTGCGCACCTTCCTGGAGCAGAACGAGGTCGAGCTCGGCGAGCTCATCAACAACCTCGTCACCACCGGCGAGGTCGTGGTCAAGCACCTCGACGGCATCGAGCAGCTCCTGGTGCTCTATCCCTACGTCGTCGAGGGCGGCTTCACCGTCGTGTCCAAGTCGCCCTCGACGGGGCTCTACGACGCCCACTTCGGCATGGTGCTCACGCAGGACCCGCACATCTGCAGCGGCGGCTACGAGGGCACCGACCGACGCTCGCCGCTGGACGGCAGCAACCGCGCGATGAACGAGGCAGCACAGTGCACGGAGCCGCCCTCGAAGAGCAACGCCCGCGGCTCGCAGAACGTCCCCGCTCCGCGCGCGGCGACCGGCTGGGGCACCCCCGACTTCGCCTACGATCCCGAGACCGGCAAGGTGACCTCGGGGCCCGCCCGCGTGGCCGAACTGGTCGGCCGGGACCGCTCAGCCCCCCGAACCCTCGGACAGGAGACCTGGAAGTGGCTCTACCTCCAGCCGATGACGGCCGGGCGGTGA
- a CDS encoding MCE family protein, producing the protein MKPFRERNPVVVGAISLVTLAMVVMMALRADDLPVIGGGDTYHAMFSEAGGLKANDEVRIAGVRVGKVDEIALEGDQVKVSFKVEDEAAFGPDSRAAIRVKTILGSMFLAIDPAGAGQLEEGGTIPADRTSSPYDVVEAFEGLASTSEDIDTDQLATSLTTLADLSRNTPEEFRGALQGLSRLSANVAEKDEEINLLLTNLERVSRVLDERDEDIVALMRDSDVLFRALVARRQAVHDLLVSSTTLSKELTKLVRQSRADLKPALAHLENVVAVLNKNEDNLDSSLRLMAPFYRVFANTLGTGPWFDTWISNFPPVPQVG; encoded by the coding sequence ATGAAGCCGTTCCGTGAGCGCAATCCCGTGGTCGTGGGTGCCATCAGCCTGGTCACCCTGGCCATGGTCGTGATGATGGCGCTGCGCGCCGACGACCTGCCCGTGATCGGAGGGGGCGACACCTACCACGCGATGTTCTCCGAGGCAGGTGGCCTCAAGGCCAACGACGAGGTGCGCATCGCCGGGGTCCGCGTGGGCAAGGTCGACGAGATCGCGCTCGAGGGCGACCAGGTCAAGGTCTCGTTCAAGGTGGAGGACGAGGCGGCGTTCGGGCCAGACTCGCGGGCGGCGATCCGCGTCAAGACGATCCTCGGGTCGATGTTCCTCGCGATCGACCCGGCCGGTGCCGGCCAGCTCGAGGAGGGCGGGACTATCCCAGCCGACCGCACCTCCTCGCCCTACGACGTCGTGGAGGCCTTCGAGGGGCTGGCCTCCACCTCCGAGGACATCGACACCGACCAGCTCGCCACGTCCCTGACGACCCTGGCCGACCTGTCGCGCAACACTCCCGAGGAGTTCCGCGGTGCGCTGCAGGGTCTCAGCAGGCTCTCGGCCAACGTGGCCGAGAAGGACGAGGAGATCAACCTCCTGCTGACCAACCTCGAGCGTGTCTCGCGGGTGCTCGACGAGCGCGACGAGGACATCGTCGCGCTCATGCGCGACAGCGACGTCCTGTTCCGAGCGCTCGTCGCGCGACGCCAGGCCGTGCACGACCTGCTGGTCTCCAGCACCACCCTGTCCAAGGAGCTGACGAAGCTCGTGCGTCAGTCGCGTGCCGACCTCAAGCCGGCCCTCGCCCACCTAGAGAACGTCGTGGCCGTTCTCAACAAGAACGAGGACAACCTCGACAGCAGCCTCCGGCTGATGGCGCCGTTCTACCGCGTCTTCGCCAACACGCTGGGCACCGGGCCGTGGTTCGACACGTGGATCTCCAACTTCCCCCCAGTTCCGCAGGTGGGCTGA
- a CDS encoding winged helix-turn-helix transcriptional regulator, which yields MPGYGQFCPVAKTSELLCERWMPLVLRELMCGSSRFSEIQRGVPTISPALLSKRLRQLVAAGVVERTTSTPGGAYALTEAGWELYPLIEAMGTWGQRWVRSEYGPDELDPSLLMWDMHRMLQPSGLADRRTVVEFWIRDAPPRRTTYWLVVDDDVDLCLADPGQDVDLRVNAELRALTQVWMGDLTMRECLTQGRIELLGAPALVDRFPAWLGRHPVLGGVERAGSP from the coding sequence ATGCCCGGCTACGGCCAGTTCTGTCCGGTGGCGAAGACGTCCGAGCTCCTCTGCGAGCGCTGGATGCCACTGGTCCTGCGCGAGCTCATGTGCGGCAGCAGCCGCTTCTCCGAGATCCAGCGGGGCGTCCCCACCATCTCGCCGGCGCTCCTCTCGAAGCGACTCCGCCAGCTGGTCGCCGCAGGGGTCGTGGAGCGTACGACGTCGACTCCGGGCGGCGCCTATGCCCTGACCGAGGCAGGGTGGGAGCTCTACCCGCTCATCGAGGCGATGGGCACCTGGGGGCAGCGGTGGGTGCGCAGCGAGTACGGGCCCGACGAGCTCGACCCCAGCCTCCTCATGTGGGACATGCACCGGATGCTGCAGCCCTCGGGGCTGGCGGACCGCAGGACGGTCGTCGAGTTCTGGATCCGCGACGCGCCGCCGCGCAGGACGACGTACTGGCTGGTCGTGGACGATGACGTGGACCTGTGCCTGGCCGATCCCGGCCAGGACGTGGACCTGAGGGTCAACGCGGAGCTCCGGGCCCTCACGCAGGTGTGGATGGGCGACCTCACCATGCGCGAGTGCCTGACGCAGGGCCGGATCGAGCTGCTCGGGGCGCCGGCTCTCGTCGACCGCTTCCCCGCCTGGCTCGGCCGCCACCCCGTGCTCGGCGGTGTCGAGCGCGCAGGCAGTCCCTGA